In one Streptomyces venezuelae genomic region, the following are encoded:
- a CDS encoding ATP-binding cassette domain-containing protein, with the protein MSPRPPAIRVDRVTKTFRSWDSGEGRSWKRPFKRRTARRTAALSEVGMTVETGEFVGLLGQNGAGKSTLIKVMTGLLLPESGTARLYGLDPYADRERNAHAMGVTFGQRTQLWWDLPAYDSFTILRNIYGLSEADFRTTLTELDDVLALSPFWDTPVRFLSLGQRVRCDLAAALLHRPPLLFLDEPTIGLDVLVKDQVRTLLGDLARTGDHTVVLTTHDMTEVEALCRRLVVIDGGRVVFDGERGELAAAAHHRRTVVVEFETPPDGLRLRTAEVVAVDGATAQLRPHPGTEQREVTDELLSAHAVRSVVFDGAKVEDVLRTLYAGPETAAAAAPAGGPA; encoded by the coding sequence GTGAGTCCGCGGCCCCCGGCCATCCGTGTCGACCGGGTCACCAAGACCTTCCGCAGCTGGGACAGCGGAGAGGGCCGCTCGTGGAAGCGGCCCTTCAAGCGGCGGACGGCACGGCGCACGGCGGCGCTCAGCGAGGTCGGCATGACGGTCGAGACGGGTGAATTCGTCGGGCTGCTCGGCCAGAACGGTGCAGGCAAGTCCACGCTCATCAAGGTCATGACCGGTCTGCTGCTGCCGGAGTCGGGCACGGCACGCCTGTACGGCCTCGACCCCTACGCCGACCGCGAGCGCAACGCCCACGCCATGGGCGTCACCTTCGGCCAGCGCACCCAGCTGTGGTGGGACCTGCCCGCGTACGACTCCTTCACGATCCTGCGCAACATCTACGGGCTGTCCGAGGCGGACTTCCGCACCACGCTGACCGAACTGGACGACGTACTGGCCCTGTCGCCCTTCTGGGACACGCCCGTGCGCTTCCTCTCGCTCGGCCAGCGGGTGCGCTGCGACCTGGCGGCGGCGCTCCTGCACCGGCCGCCGCTGCTCTTCCTCGACGAGCCGACCATCGGCCTCGACGTCCTCGTCAAGGACCAAGTGCGCACGCTGCTCGGCGACTTGGCGCGTACCGGCGATCACACGGTCGTGCTCACCACCCACGACATGACGGAGGTCGAGGCGCTCTGCCGGCGCCTCGTCGTCATCGACGGGGGCCGCGTCGTCTTCGACGGCGAACGCGGCGAACTCGCGGCGGCCGCGCACCACCGGCGCACCGTCGTGGTCGAGTTCGAGACGCCGCCCGACGGGTTGCGCCTGCGCACGGCCGAGGTCGTGGCCGTCGACGGCGCGACCGCCCAGCTGCGCCCGCACCCCGGCACCGAGCAGCGCGAGGTGACCGACGAGCTGCTGTCCGCGCACGCCGTGCGCTCGGTGGTCTTCGACGGCGCGAAGGTCGAGGACGTCCTGCGCACCCTGTACGCGGGCCCGGAGACCGCCGCCGCGGCGGCCCCCGCCGGAGGCCCGGCATGA
- a CDS encoding pyridoxal-dependent decarboxylase produces MPDLSDGSTECDPFPETALPTDELSAALADRLAEVPDWHSATDPVRLGFAMSEPHPLALHAAGMFAARNPNNVGVHTRFGDGVRGTRRLEREAVLALGGLMHADSADGYLTSGANEGTLAGLRVGRNALRAAGCRRVVVLASALTHHSVAKAAEILDVDLRVLPAGPGWLLEPDALEAAFDALEADGESTGVIVVSTAGYYNTGLTDPIDRISSLLGRRVDGASPLRFFHHVDAAHGGMILPFTAPDIPFDFRNRFVHSMVLDPHKSGLMPYSCGVFLCRKGLLGHGAIPAPMSGFVDETVTGSRSGATAAALWALVFGLAAEGYRETFRGCLDLRGHLAAAIRAADPDAVLLPSPGNTVLVVGFATEGGALPGKLKEHYRLVGNTLPWTDGEGRTTDRLFHHFYVMPHMTRGHIDAFAADLAAALAEPVTEAGRAPVAPPVPAELKHLRGSSACLRHLVVHPPHRRDPDDYPHAYSFHTFRNRAELGEQLRVESWAPSDTEGGDLLVYAPDFDAPFDNELFGVLSPRKFSLEVLDRNQQKLSLVGAAHLSVFEDAEERPHTPVLLVNFHADGGFRSAEYKYGDRWHADELQVFEDSLVVKVGKDARSIRRTGDDYSFSIDTSLELRVALVDGDAPPRLERVARHADSALPRRRHLLRGQYRRFPNRFFDVIVSLTVGRDFTGTVGTDTLLADALQGSSLLARSAELDLARVLPRFAEGRLCTGLEAVGAAGGPGGRYEMSVGLGLGARLRRELPGIDVGAPEGLEPRDVVAWAERLYPVARRLQLAGADRDGIRRPHWPAGATGGTA; encoded by the coding sequence ATGCCTGACCTGTCCGACGGGTCGACCGAGTGCGACCCGTTCCCCGAGACCGCGCTGCCCACCGACGAGCTGTCCGCCGCCCTCGCCGACCGGCTCGCCGAAGTCCCCGACTGGCACTCCGCGACGGACCCGGTACGCCTCGGCTTCGCGATGAGCGAGCCGCACCCCCTCGCGCTGCACGCCGCCGGGATGTTCGCCGCCCGCAACCCCAACAACGTCGGCGTGCACACCCGCTTCGGCGACGGCGTGCGCGGCACCCGCCGCCTCGAGCGGGAGGCCGTCCTCGCCCTGGGCGGCCTGATGCACGCCGACTCCGCCGACGGCTACCTGACCAGCGGCGCCAACGAAGGCACCCTCGCCGGCCTGCGCGTGGGCCGCAACGCCCTGCGGGCCGCGGGGTGCCGCCGGGTGGTCGTCCTCGCCTCCGCCCTCACCCACCACTCCGTGGCCAAGGCCGCCGAGATCCTCGACGTGGACCTCCGGGTGCTGCCAGCCGGGCCCGGCTGGCTCCTCGAACCGGACGCGCTGGAGGCGGCGTTCGACGCGCTGGAGGCCGACGGGGAGAGCACCGGCGTCATCGTCGTCTCCACCGCGGGGTACTACAACACGGGCCTCACCGACCCGATCGACCGCATCAGCTCCCTCCTGGGCCGCCGCGTCGACGGGGCGTCGCCGCTGCGGTTCTTCCACCACGTCGACGCCGCGCACGGCGGCATGATCCTGCCGTTCACCGCGCCGGACATCCCCTTCGACTTCCGCAACCGCTTCGTCCACTCCATGGTCCTCGACCCGCACAAGTCCGGCCTGATGCCGTACAGCTGCGGGGTCTTCCTGTGCCGCAAGGGTCTGCTCGGACACGGGGCGATCCCGGCGCCGATGTCCGGCTTCGTGGACGAGACGGTCACCGGGTCCCGCTCGGGCGCCACCGCCGCCGCGCTCTGGGCCCTGGTCTTCGGGCTCGCGGCCGAGGGCTACCGCGAGACGTTCCGCGGCTGCCTCGACCTCAGGGGCCACCTGGCCGCCGCGATCCGGGCGGCGGACCCGGACGCGGTCCTGCTGCCCTCGCCCGGGAACACCGTCCTCGTCGTCGGCTTCGCCACGGAGGGCGGCGCTCTCCCCGGCAAGCTGAAGGAGCACTACCGCCTCGTCGGCAACACCCTGCCCTGGACGGACGGCGAGGGGCGGACCACGGACCGGCTCTTCCACCACTTCTACGTCATGCCACACATGACACGCGGTCACATCGACGCGTTCGCCGCCGACCTGGCCGCCGCGCTCGCCGAGCCCGTCACCGAAGCCGGGCGCGCACCCGTGGCGCCGCCCGTGCCCGCCGAGCTGAAACACCTGCGCGGCAGCAGCGCGTGCCTGCGCCACCTCGTCGTCCACCCGCCGCACCGACGCGACCCGGACGACTACCCGCACGCCTACTCCTTCCACACCTTCCGCAACCGCGCCGAACTCGGTGAGCAGCTGCGGGTCGAGAGCTGGGCGCCGTCGGACACCGAGGGCGGCGACCTGCTGGTGTACGCACCGGACTTCGACGCGCCCTTCGACAACGAGCTGTTCGGCGTGCTGTCGCCGCGGAAGTTCTCACTGGAGGTCCTGGACCGCAACCAGCAGAAACTGTCGCTGGTCGGCGCCGCCCACCTCTCCGTCTTCGAGGACGCCGAGGAGCGCCCGCACACGCCCGTCCTGCTCGTCAACTTCCACGCCGACGGCGGCTTCCGCTCCGCGGAGTACAAGTACGGGGACCGCTGGCACGCCGACGAACTCCAGGTGTTCGAGGACTCGTTGGTCGTCAAGGTCGGCAAGGACGCCCGCAGCATCCGCCGTACCGGCGACGACTACTCGTTCTCCATCGACACCTCGCTGGAGCTCAGGGTCGCACTGGTGGACGGCGACGCCCCGCCGCGCCTGGAGCGGGTGGCACGGCACGCCGACTCCGCGCTGCCGCGCCGCCGCCACCTGCTGCGCGGCCAGTACCGCCGTTTCCCGAACCGCTTCTTCGACGTCATCGTGTCGCTCACCGTCGGGCGCGACTTCACCGGCACGGTCGGCACGGACACGCTCCTCGCCGACGCGCTCCAGGGCAGCTCGCTGCTGGCCCGCTCCGCCGAGCTGGACCTCGCGCGCGTGCTGCCGCGCTTCGCGGAGGGGCGGCTGTGCACCGGCCTCGAAGCGGTCGGGGCCGCCGGTGGGCCCGGCGGCCGGTACGAGATGTCCGTCGGCCTCGGCCTCGGCGCGCGGCTGCGCCGGGAGCTGCCGGGCATCGACGTCGGCGCACCGGAGGGCCTGGAGCCGCGGGACGTGGTGGCCTGGGCCGAGCGGCTCTACCCCGTCGCCCGGCGCCTCCAGCTCGCGGGCGCCGACCGCGACGGCATCCGGCGCCCGCACTGGCCGGCCGGGGCGACGGGCGGCACCGCATGA